A part of Aegilops tauschii subsp. strangulata cultivar AL8/78 chromosome 2, Aet v6.0, whole genome shotgun sequence genomic DNA contains:
- the LOC109742103 gene encoding uncharacterized protein yields MNLVAHSARGVWFLRAVDASADVHDANYIYSLVHSCIDEIGPEKVLQVVTDNASNNMAAAKLLKQKYPQIYWTPCAAHTIDLMLEDIGKKPAIQNTIKKAKSITCYIYAHTRVLSMMRSFTGDRDLVRAGTTRFATCYLNLKSLYDKRKELKEMFGSTKWSDYRFAKQKAGKVIAKLVMGNDFWSSILRLINYFEPLAFVLRRVDGDVPAMGYLYGDLENAKKEIAVRFDGNAKKYGFIWDIIDERWNDKLKTPLHKAGYYLNPLFYYENKAELEEEVFVATVVQCAGRVYHDNDKLQDMIVAQLNMYTNGTDSFGSAMAIRQRKSTTIIPANWWAAHGTDAKELRKMAIKILNLTCSSSACERNWSAFERVHTKKRTRLTQKRLNSLVYVMFNKRLQWKYAQRKRDPLARKFVDDEPPNEWIEGEVSVEGQQQENITEEQDGQGENASDYDVEQDELAQAGVNEKKRALSKGSSSKSKRARTMEAEEESSDCEEEDDTAMQSMDDSSSDDGENEDNFLDDD; encoded by the exons ATGAACTTGGTAGCTCATTCTGCTAGAGGTGTGTGGTTTCTCCGAGCTGTAGATGCTTCCGCAGATGTTCATGATGCTAATTACATCTACTCTTTGGTACACTCATGCATAGATGAAATTGGTCCGGAGAAGGTTTTACAAGTAGTTACCGATAATGCTTCAAATAACATGGCTGCAGCAAAGTTACTAAAACAGAAATATCCTCAGATATATTGGACTCCTTGTGCAGCACATACCATTGATCTAATGCTTGAGGACATTGGTAAGAAGCCTGCTATCCAGAATACAATTAAGAAAGCAAAGTCTATTACATGTTACATTTATGCCCACACTAGAGTGTTGTCTATGATGCGTTCTTTTACTGGTGATCGTGATTTAGTTCGAGCTGGAACTACTCGTTTTGCCACTTGCTACCTTAATTTGAAAAGTCTATATGACAAAAGAAAAGAACTGAAAGAAATGTTCGGATCAACAAAGTGGAGCGACTATAGGTTTGCTAAGCAAAAAGCAGGAAAAGTTATTGCTAAGTTGGTCATGGGCAACGATTTTTGGTCATCAATTTTGCGACTTATAAACTATTTTGAGCCACTAGCATTTGTACTTAGAAGGGTGGATGGAGATGTTCCTGCTATGGGTTACCTTTATGGTGATCTTGAAAATGCAAAAAAGGAAATTGCTGTCCGTTTTGATGGAAATGCAAAGAAATATGGTTTTATTTGGGATATTATTGATGAAAGGTGGAACGACAAACTCAAGACTCCATTGCATAAAGCCGGATACTACTTGAATCCATTATTTTATTATGAGAACAAGGCAGAGTTGGAGGAAGAGGTTTTCGTCGCAACAGTTGTACAGTGCGCAGGTCGTGTGTACCATGATAATGACAAATTACAGGATATGATTGTTGCCCAGCTTAATATGTACACTAATGGCACTGATTCTTTTGGCTCTGCAATGGCTATTCGACAAAGAAAAAGCACAACTATCATCCCAG CAAATTGGTGGGCAGCACATGGCACTGATGCAAAGGAATTAAGAAAGATGGCTATCAAGATTCTAAATTTGACGTGTAGCTCATCTGCATGTGAAAGGAACTGGAGTGCATTTGAGAGG GTCCATACCAAGAAAAGGACGAGATTAACACAAAAGAGATTGAATTCTCTTGTCTATGTCATGTTTAACAAAAGGCTTCAGTGGAAGTATGCTCAAAGGAAGAGAGACCCATTAGCTAGAAAGTTTGTTGATGATGAACCACCGAATGAGTGGATTGAAGGGGAGGTGAGTGTTGAAGGGCAGCAGCAAGAAAATATTACTGAAGAACAAGATGGACAAGGAGAAAATGCATCTGATTATGATGTTGAACAAGATGAACTGGCTCAGGCTGGCGTAAATGAGAAGAAAAGAGCACTGAGCAAAGGTTCGTCAAGCAAGTCAAAGAGAGCCCGCACCATGGAGGCGGAAGAAGAGTCTTCTGACTGTGAAGAGGAAGATGATACAGCCATGCAGTCAATGGACGATTCTTCAAGTGATGATGGAGAGAATGAGGACAATTTCCTTGACGATGACTAA